The Panthera uncia isolate 11264 unplaced genomic scaffold, Puncia_PCG_1.0 HiC_scaffold_1423, whole genome shotgun sequence nucleotide sequence GAAGCGCTCGGTGGTGGTGCCCACGGACCCCTGGTTCTCCAAGCAGTGGTACATGGTgagcgggccgggccgggcggtgGGGCCGGGCGGGGCCGGAGCCCCGCTGACCCCAGCCCCTGCCGTGCCCAGAACAACAAGGTGCGGCCGGACCTGAACGTCCTGCAGGTCTGGAGCCAGGGGCTGTCGGGCCGGGGCATTGTGATCTCTGTCCTGGACGATGGCATCGAGAAGGACCACCCGGACCTCTGGGCCAACTACGTGAGACCgtggggactggggtgggggctgcgcCAGGTCCCGCGGCCTGCCCCCGTCCCTCACGCCCCCGCTCGGCCCCCAGGACCCCCTGGCCAGCTACGACTTCAACGACTACGACCCGGACCCCCAGCCGCGATACACGCCCGGCGACGAGAACCGGTGAGCCGGCGTCCTGCGGGGTGTGTGCGGGCGGCGCCAGTGCCTTGTGGGGAGCCGGGGGGGCTGGGACTGGCCCCCCTCTCTGCCTTGGCTCCAGGCACGGGACCCGCTGTGCCGGGGAAGTGGCCGCAATCGCCAACAACGGGTTCTGTGGAGCGGGCGTCGCCTACAATGCCCGGATCGGAGGTATCGGGGCCCGGCTCCCGCACCCCGGGGACGGAGGGCGGCCCGGACGGCACGGGGCGCCCGGGGATTGCGGGCAGAGTTAGGCGGCTCTGGGGGATGCAGGACCCGAGCTCAGGTAGGGGGAGAGCTGAGCCCCGCGCAGACGCCCCCGCGCcagagggggcctggggggggggagggggcggcggggctGACCGCGGAGGCCGGACGCCCACCCCTGCAGGCGTGCGCATGCTGGACGGCACCATCACGGACGTCATCGAGGCCCAGTCGCTGAGCCTGCAGCCACAGCACATCCACATCTACAGTGCCAGCTGGGGCCCCGAGGACGACGGCCGCACGGTGGACGGCCCGGGCGTCCTCACCCGCGAGGCCTTCAGGCGCGGCGTGACCAAGGTGAGCCCACCCCGGGGGCCCTCGGGGGGCCTGGGCCGGCCCTGGAGGCCGGCGCGCCCATCCGCTCCCTCGTGCCTGCGTGCAGGGCCGCGGTGGGCTGGGCACCCTCTTCATCTGGGCGTCGGGCAACGGCGGCCTGCACTACGACAACTGCAACTGCGACGGGTACACCAACAGCGTGTACACGCTCTCCGTGGGCAGCACCACCCGCGAGGGCCGCGTGCCCTGGTACAGCGAGGCCTGTGCCTCCACGCTCACCACCACCTACAGCAGCGGCGTGGCCACCGACCCGCAGATCGTGagtgccggggaggggggggccccgggggcagggggaggcccaCCCCTCCGCGCCCGCCtccgcctcccctcctcccctccctcccctccccctgtctcctttcccttcccctctgtcctgGTCCCACCTTCCCCCCACGACCCTGTTGTCTTCCCCCTTggcgcctcccctcccccaccccgtcctgcccgtcccctccccccaccttccgtCCCGTCCCCCACTTTCCCCCCTCCCCGGGCTGCCCTGTGGCACCTGGAACACAGAGGGGTCCCAAGACCAGGCCCCAGTGTCCTCACCCCTTCGTCTACCCTCCTGTCTCTCTGGTGGGGCAGGctccccagctgtgtgacctgggtgGCGCCCGGGGCCCCGTTCCCGGAGGTGCCTCTGCGGCACCTTCTTGAATCCTTGATGCATTTTGCACAAAGGCAGGGTCTCCCTGTGCACCGGTCCCCCCCAAGCCCCCGTCTCTGCCCCCAGGTCACCACGGATCTGCACCACCGGTGCACGGACAAACACACGGGCACCTCGGCGTCGGCCCCGCTGGCCGCGGGCATGATCGCCCTGGCTCTGGAGGCCAAGTAGGTGCTGGAGGGGACCCCGCTTACTGCgctcgccccacccccccaccgcccggCATGGCCCCAGCTCACCTACCCTCGCCTGCCCCCAGCCCGTTCTTGACATGGAGGGATATGCAGCACCTGGTGGTCCGTGCGTCCAGACCCGCGCAGCTCCAGGCTGAGGACTGGAGGACCAACGGCGTGGGGCGCCAAGGTGAGGTGGGGCCGGGCGGAGGGGGGGGACGCCACGCCCCCAGGGCGAGTGACCACCGCCCGTCCACGCAGTGAGCCACCACTATGGCTATGGGCTGCTGGATGCCAGGCTGCTGGTGGACATGGCTCGAACGTGGCTGCCCACACAGCGCCAGCAGAAGTGCGTCATTCAGATCGTACACACCCCCACGTGAGCAGCCCTCCGCCGCCGCCCCTCCGCTGTGCCCGCCTGTCCTCTCCCCGCACCCGTCATTGCCgcgggggagggggtgacagACGCGTGGGGCCCAGCACCCGttgcctcactttccccatctatGAGACGAGAGAGAGGGTGGGCTCCACGACGTGAGCCCAGACCCcggtgcccaccccccccccagcaggcCCGCAGAAGGGGCGCTCACAGCCTGCgccgcccccagccccatcctgcCGCTGACGCAAGTGAGGAGGAACGTGTCGGCCTGCGCCGGCCGAGCCAACCACATCCGCTCGCTGGAGCACGT carries:
- the LOC125917042 gene encoding LOW QUALITY PROTEIN: proprotein convertase subtilisin/kexin type 4-like (The sequence of the model RefSeq protein was modified relative to this genomic sequence to represent the inferred CDS: inserted 2 bases in 1 codon; deleted 1 base in 1 codon), producing the protein MRPAWTALWLRLALALGLALVGPLPVGWSSARVPIYVSSWAVRVSQGYREAERLARKFGFVYLGQIFPDGQYFHLRHRGVVQQSLSPHWGHRLRLKKDPKVQWFEQQTLRRRVKRSVVVPTDPWFSKQWYMNNKVRPDLNVLQVWSQGLSGRGIVISVLDDGIEKDHPDLWANYDPLASYDFNDYDPDPQPRYTPGDENRHGTRCAGEVAAIANNGFCGAGVAYNARIGGVRMLDGTITDVIEAQSLSLQPQHIHIYSASWGPEDDGRTVDGPGVLTREAFRRGVTKGRGGLGTLFIWASGNGGLHYDNCNCDGYTNSVYTLSVGSTTREGRVPWYSEACASTLTTTYSSGVATDPQIVTTDLHHRCTDKHTGTSASAPLAAGMIALALEANPFLTWRDMQHLVVRASRPAQLQAEDWRTNGVGRQVSHHYGYGLLDARLLVDMARTWLPTQRQQKCVIQIVHTPTPILPLTQVRRNVSACAGRANHIRSLEHVQVQLSLSYSRRGDLEISLTSPMGTRSTLVAIRPLDVSGQGYNNWIFMSTHFWDEDPRGPWTLGLENKGYYFNTGTLYRYALLLYGTAEDMTARPPGPQVTSSACVRRDTEGPCRERHGPAHILGHLRLSYCPPRYFGHTRQAVTAGPGXAPALCVCSSCRASCYTCLGRSPLNCTACPPPASTLDERRGSCSGPVPPSGLPQPAAVAHPGCHRGRAQAVVLAPLAVAFGSPSLRSVLAVGCPPLCAGPPPPPPQVQLLAGT